A part of Periophthalmus magnuspinnatus isolate fPerMag1 chromosome 19, fPerMag1.2.pri, whole genome shotgun sequence genomic DNA contains:
- the LOC117386943 gene encoding solute carrier family 2, facilitated glucose transporter member 11-like, translated as MLSNSTEDEEPSRTSWTVTLVFTVCSAAIGGTFQYGYNLSMINAPTSYIQTFINDTYMERWGIGLDTPQVTLAWTFIVSAFSLGGLFGALLAGPMAVQFGRKKSLLLNNMFMLVAAVLVLTCKMAGSFEMIILARFLVGMNSGVSMNIQPMYFGESAPTHLRGAVAFSSAVFTAFGIFLGQVVGLTEILGGKEVWPYLLASNTVPALIQVLTLPWFPESPRYLLIDKGDRESCENALARLRGGQIPIFELELMIREKEELKSSAINTNSKAKTPWALIKDKDLRTQLRTVMGASSAMMLCGNDSIYFYAYYIFLAAGIPPQKIQYATIGTGASEFLSSILSNFLIEHAGRRYLLIGGYSLMSCWSVVFTIALVFQTQGVAGMPYLSMVCVFAYILSFGLGPAGVTGILPAEIFDQSARPAAYMIAGSFMWFSLFLVGMLFPFIVNTLGDYCFLPFFVVCVVSAIFLGLILPETKGKTLAEITLEFDKKNIGSGGNRQKKQVDSPSTAQYRPATAMSDVEDPVVKSRE; from the coding sequence ATGCTGTCAAACTCTACTGAAGATGAAGAACCCAGTAGGACCTCGTGGACTGTCACTCTTGTTTTTACAGTGTGCTCTGCTGCCATTGGAGGAACCTTCCAGTATGGTTATAATCTCTCAATGATCAATGCTCCCACCAGCTACATCCAGACCTTCATCAATGACACCTACATGGAACGATGGGGTATTGGCTTGGATACTCCCCAAGTGACGTTAGCCTGGACTTTCATCGTGTCTGCTTTCTCCCTGGGTGGATTGTTTGGGGCCCTACTAGCTGGACCTATGGCTGTCCAGTTTGGAAGGAAGAAATCATTACTTCTCAACAATATGTTTATGTTAGTTGCTGCTGTCCTTGTGCTAACATGTAAAATGGCTGGATCGTTTGAGATGATCATTCTTGCCCGATTTCTTGTTGGCATGAATTCAGGTGTAAGCATGAATATCCAACCCATGTATTTTGGTGAGAGCGCCCCCACACATCTAAGAGGAGCCGTTGCGTTTTCCTCTGCTGTTTTCACCGCTTTCGGAATATTCCTGGGCCAGGTGGTTGGACTTACCGAGATTCTTGGCGGGAAAGAGGTTTGGCCTTACTTGTTAGCTAGCAACACTGTACCAGCGCTAATCCAAGTTCTAACCTTACCCTGGTTCCCTGAAAGCCCTAGGTACCTTCTCATCGACAAAGGTGATCGGGAGTCTTGTGAAAACGCACTTGCTAGACTCCGTGGCGGTCAGATCCCTATTTTCGAGCTGGAGTTAATGATTCGAGAAAAGGAGGAGCTAAAATCTTCAGCGATCAACACCAATTCCAAAGCTAAAACACCTTGGGCGCTCATCAAGGACAAGGACCTTCGAACTCAACTCCGAACTGTCATGGGTGCCAGTAGTGCCATGATGTTATGCGGAAATGACTCCATCTACTTTTACGCTTACTACATTTTCCTAGCAGCTGGCATCCCTCCCCAGAAAATCCAATATGCTACAATTGGTACGGGAGCATCTGAATTTTTGTCTTCAATCCTCAGTAACTTTTTGATCGAACATGCTGGCCGTCGCTACCTTCTGATTGGAGGGTATAGCCTGATGTCTTGTTGGAGTGTTGTTTTCACAATAGCACTAGTTTTTCAAACCCAAGGTGTAGCAGGTATGCCATATTTAAGCATGGTATGTGTTTTTGcatatattttaagttttggATTGGGGCCAGCTGGAGTTACTGGCATTTTACCGGCCGAAATTTTTGACCAATCAGCTCGACCAGCAGCATACATGATCGCCGGATCATTCATGTGGTTTAGCTTATTTTTAGTTGGTATGTTGTTCCCGTTCATTGTCAACACCTTGGGGGACTATTGCTTCTTGCCTTTCTTTGTTGTGTGCGTGGTGTCTGCCATATTTTTAGGTTTAATTTTACCGGAAACCAAAGGAAAAACGTTGGCGGAGATAACTTTGGAGTTTGATAAGAAGAATATAGGAAGTGGAGGGAACAGGCAAAAGAAACAAGTGGACAGCCCTAGCACAGCACAGTACCGACCGGCTACAGCAATGTCAGACGTGGAAGACCCTGTGGTGAAGAGTAGAGAGTGA